Proteins encoded by one window of Triplophysa rosa linkage group LG19, Trosa_1v2, whole genome shotgun sequence:
- the LOC130569958 gene encoding liver-expressed antimicrobial peptide 2-like has translation MMTANHRLMLLTLIICLLFHLQVQSAPVDSSWTTGLLHRAKRSLLWRWNTLKPVGSGCRDHYECGTNYCRNHMCAFKSQHMTDTTSR, from the exons ATGATGACAGCCAACCACAGACTGATGCTTCTCACGCTGATCATCTGTCTGCTCTTTCACTTACAG gtccAGTCGGCACCTGTAGACAGTAGCTGGACGACCGGGCTGCTTCATCGTGCCAAGCGCTCGTTGCTATGGCGATGGAACACTCTGAAGCCTGTGGGTTCTGGATGCAGAGATCATTACGAGTGCGGAACAAACTACTGCAG GAACCACATGTGTGCGTTTAAAAGCCAGCATATGACTGACACAACATCACGCTGA